A genomic stretch from Candidatus Methylomirabilota bacterium includes:
- a CDS encoding cupin domain-containing protein, with protein MDETATPRATGVAQVFDLHALKDFAPDKRVRRMLFKTDQLWSEIACYEPGQSTVMHQHPKEEEAIYVLEGRAHMNIDGEEVVVDAGSIVKFPQKVLHDVRNLGPDRCVIMFLKINPKVLRDG; from the coding sequence ATGGACGAGACGGCGACGCCGCGGGCCACCGGAGTCGCGCAGGTCTTCGACCTGCACGCGCTGAAGGACTTCGCGCCCGACAAGCGCGTGCGCAGGATGCTCTTCAAGACCGACCAGCTCTGGTCGGAGATCGCCTGCTACGAGCCGGGGCAGTCCACCGTGATGCACCAGCATCCGAAGGAGGAGGAGGCGATCTACGTGCTGGAGGGCCGCGCCCACATGAACATCGACGGCGAGGAGGTCGTGGTGGACGCCGGCTCCATCGTGAAGTTTCCGCAGAAGGTCCTGCACGACGTGCGCAACCTGGGGCCGGACCGCTGCGTGATCATGTTCCTCAAGATCAATCCCAAGGTGTTGCGCGATGGGTAA
- a CDS encoding MmgE/PrpD family protein, whose product MPQPPASPPSVARRFARFVSGLRLDDVPPAVGARATLLALDTLGSSLASSGQDFGRAVTQAAERLGGPPESTLIGTTQRVGAAVAVLANGTLAHGLDFDDTREDAIVHTGCVAVTTALAVGEAVEASGREVLEAMIASVEVMCRVGLAVPGRFHARHYHPTALTGGFAAAAAAGRLYRLTQDQQVAAFGICGSQAAGIIEYLADGSWTKRLHPGWAAHAGVTAALLARAGFTGPETVFEGEHGFYAAFAGGHEPARLEALLASLGSTWELSALTFKPYPCGSIAHPYMDCALRLRERHALRPEQIAEVRCRTAAGPIPRLWEPLAAKHRPPNGYAAKFSLPYLLACILVNGRAALADFTDEASQDEARRRVAARVFYDVDPTIDYPRHFIGHVAVRLTDGRLLEERQDHPRGGPDFPMTREELVAKFRDNAALAIPEAQAARAVALADALAAQPGVGPLMDALTA is encoded by the coding sequence GTGCCACAGCCCCCCGCCTCGCCTCCGTCGGTTGCCCGGCGCTTCGCGCGATTCGTCTCCGGCCTCCGGCTGGACGACGTTCCCCCCGCGGTCGGCGCCCGCGCCACGCTGCTGGCCCTGGATACCCTCGGCAGCAGCCTGGCTTCCTCCGGCCAGGACTTCGGCCGCGCGGTGACGCAGGCCGCGGAGCGGCTCGGCGGCCCGCCGGAGAGCACGCTGATCGGCACCACGCAGCGAGTCGGCGCGGCCGTCGCGGTGCTGGCCAACGGCACGCTCGCGCACGGGCTCGACTTCGACGACACCCGCGAGGACGCCATCGTCCATACCGGCTGCGTGGCGGTGACCACCGCGCTGGCGGTCGGCGAGGCGGTCGAGGCCTCCGGCCGCGAGGTCCTGGAGGCCATGATCGCGAGCGTGGAGGTCATGTGCCGGGTCGGCCTCGCGGTGCCGGGCCGCTTCCACGCGCGTCACTATCACCCGACCGCGCTCACCGGCGGCTTCGCGGCGGCCGCGGCGGCGGGCCGGCTCTACCGGCTGACCCAGGACCAGCAGGTCGCCGCCTTCGGGATCTGCGGCAGCCAGGCCGCCGGCATCATCGAGTACCTGGCCGACGGCTCGTGGACCAAGCGCCTGCACCCGGGCTGGGCTGCCCACGCCGGCGTGACCGCGGCGCTCCTCGCGCGCGCCGGCTTCACCGGACCGGAGACCGTCTTCGAGGGCGAGCACGGCTTCTACGCCGCCTTCGCGGGCGGCCACGAGCCGGCCCGCCTCGAGGCGCTCCTCGCGAGCCTCGGCTCGACGTGGGAGCTGTCGGCGCTCACCTTCAAGCCCTATCCCTGCGGCTCGATCGCGCATCCCTACATGGATTGCGCGCTGCGGCTTCGCGAGCGGCACGCGCTCCGACCCGAGCAGATCGCCGAGGTGCGCTGCCGGACCGCCGCGGGGCCGATCCCGCGGCTGTGGGAGCCGCTGGCCGCCAAGCACCGTCCGCCCAACGGTTACGCCGCGAAGTTCAGCCTGCCCTACCTGCTCGCGTGCATCCTCGTGAACGGACGGGCCGCGCTGGCCGACTTCACCGACGAGGCCTCGCAGGACGAGGCCCGGCGCCGCGTGGCGGCACGGGTGTTCTACGACGTCGATCCGACCATCGACTATCCCCGTCACTTCATCGGCCACGTGGCGGTGCGGCTGACCGACGGCCGGCTGCTCGAAGAGCGGCAGGATCACCCGCGCGGCGGGCCCGACTTCCCCATGACCCGCGAGGAGCTGGTGGCCAAATTCCGCGACAACGCGGCGCTGGCCATTCCCGAGGCGCAGGCCGCCCGCGCGGTCGCACTGGCGGACGCGCTCGCCGCGCAGCCGGGGGTCGGCCCGCTGATGGACGCGCTCACCGCGTGA